A single window of Undibacterium sp. 5I1 DNA harbors:
- a CDS encoding BMP family ABC transporter substrate-binding protein, with translation MYRIRTVVTAIAMASSLMSGSAAFAAEPLKVAFVYLGPVGDGGWTFQHDQGRLAIEKEFGAKIKTTFVENVPETADAERVIRQLAVDGNKLIFTTSFGYMDPTVKVAKLFPKVHFVHATGYKTAANLGTYQTRFYEGAYLLGIIAGKMTKSNTLGFVGSFPVPEVVRNIDAFTLGAKSVNPKIKTKVVWVNTWYDPGKERQAAETLVAQGADMLAQNTDSPAVVQVAEEKGVHAFGWDTDMAKYGPKAQLTANKENWGVYYSQEVKRELAGTWKPEQTFWGIKENLVVLSPLNASVPADVAKLFNEKKQAIVDGKLLPFGGPLKDNTGKVKVAANAELPMGELLGINWLVEGVEGSLPK, from the coding sequence ATGTACCGTATCCGTACCGTAGTAACCGCCATCGCTATGGCAAGCAGCTTGATGTCAGGCTCTGCAGCCTTTGCTGCCGAACCACTCAAAGTCGCCTTTGTGTATCTGGGCCCCGTCGGCGACGGTGGCTGGACATTCCAGCATGATCAAGGTCGCCTAGCAATTGAAAAAGAATTTGGTGCAAAAATCAAAACGACGTTTGTTGAAAACGTACCAGAAACCGCCGATGCAGAACGCGTCATCCGCCAATTAGCCGTCGATGGCAACAAGCTGATTTTCACGACCTCATTCGGCTACATGGATCCAACAGTCAAGGTTGCGAAATTATTTCCTAAAGTCCATTTTGTCCATGCTACAGGGTATAAAACAGCAGCCAATTTAGGGACTTACCAAACTAGGTTTTATGAAGGCGCTTACTTGCTCGGCATTATCGCGGGCAAGATGACTAAGTCCAACACACTGGGCTTTGTGGGTTCATTCCCGGTACCGGAAGTCGTGCGTAATATTGATGCTTTTACCTTGGGTGCAAAAAGCGTCAATCCTAAAATCAAGACCAAAGTCGTCTGGGTCAACACTTGGTACGACCCAGGCAAAGAACGTCAAGCTGCTGAGACTCTGGTAGCACAGGGTGCCGATATGCTGGCGCAAAATACGGACTCTCCGGCAGTGGTCCAGGTTGCAGAAGAAAAAGGCGTGCACGCTTTTGGTTGGGATACCGATATGGCGAAATATGGCCCTAAAGCCCAACTAACTGCGAACAAAGAAAATTGGGGCGTGTATTACAGTCAGGAAGTCAAACGCGAGCTGGCTGGCACTTGGAAACCTGAGCAAACCTTTTGGGGCATTAAAGAAAATCTCGTCGTTCTTTCCCCATTAAATGCATCAGTCCCTGCGGATGTTGCAAAACTGTTTAACGAGAAAAAACAGGCCATTGTCGATGGTAAATTGCTGCCATTTGGTGGTCCGTTAAAAGACAACACTGGCAAAGTCAAAGTGGCTGCG